One Chanodichthys erythropterus isolate Z2021 chromosome 10, ASM2448905v1, whole genome shotgun sequence DNA segment encodes these proteins:
- the prdm15 gene encoding PR domain zinc finger protein 15 isoform X4 gives MAEQTPDEFIWCEDCGQYHDSECPELGPIVTVKDSFVLSRARSSLPDSLEIRSAEEGNEGVFVLRRLVKRTRFGPFEAKRVSSLQIEGAFPLKIFQKNGSVVCFDTSNEDDCNWMMLVRPATDHKHQNLTAYQQDDDVYFNTSQDVLPGTELRVWYGAFYAKKMDRPVLRPPLLPPPQEMVSSKPGVPLLKGPPTETLPVPDQLLCQTPAPAADPPVQQIAKAVPQNNTASVAPTPPEPTRKQGRPRRTKAQKTAQSGPADSGQESTVSASGEQPLSTVAPDVPLSVLDVQEVMVAEDGPPLKTSRVTRSPISSGKPGIRKRSLRQGGDHKRVYQCCLCCKVFQNSSNLNRHIRSHGDKCFKCDECDKMFSRKESLKQHISYKHSKNEPDIEYRYKCSTCEKSFRVENALRFHNCRTDDKTFQCEICSRFFSTNSNLSKHKKKHGEKLYACEICNKMFYRKDVMQDHQRRHVVGPKNMKREELEANGEEGSKYRKEPSACPICGKVFSCRSNMNKHLLTHGDKKYTCEICGRRFFRVDVLRDHIHVHFKDIALMDEQEREDFIKKIGISMEESDDSSDEEDEKNDPEHHKYSCKKCQVTFAKGRDYLKHIMDMHKEKGYNCTMCNRRFALKATYNAHLVIHRDHLPDPAVQKYIHPCDMCGRIFNSIGNLERHKIIHTGVKSHCCDQCGKSFARKDMLKEHLRVHDNVRDFLCAECGKGMKTKHALRHHMKLHKGIKEYECKECNRKFAQKVNMLKHYKRHTGTKDFMCELCGKTFSERNTMETHKLIHTVGKTFSCSVCDKKYVTQYMLQKHMQLTHEKVEAQSCHLCGTKVSTRASMNRHMRRKHPEIVAVRLGDFDLQEPSTVDASTISIAQPSLTLEKGSLAAEKVSRNSNPSKKRAKLLPHEPELSDSDEYADFTSRTNEFSTTVGDETNSAVQSIQQVVVLADPSAPPAPSSSVSLTNITVTPITTPAPAQFSSLQPVAVSHLTPSDRPLTLDSSILTVTFDAVSGSAMLHNRPADLQSEAVGSTGTAAPQSVAHFINLTTFVNPISHQLEQPALTWRPVTPADGDHATTIDDTQTDVQPSQAPPEQPQPLPEQRHQIQPQVTGPPQQQTTAAPQMFSY, from the exons ATGGCAGAGCAGACACCAGATGAGTTTATTT GGTGTGAGGACTGCGGGCAGTACCATGACTCTGAGTGTCCTGAGCTGGGGCCCATCGTCACGGTGAAGGACTCATTTGTTCTAAGTCGGGCACG GTCGTCTTTACCAGACAGCTTGGAGATCAGGTCAGCTGAGGAGGGGAATGAAGGCGTGTTTGTGCTTCGACGGCTGGTTAAGAGGACTCGATTTGGCCCTTTTGAGGCCAAGAGGGTTTCAAGCCTTCAAATTGAGGGTGCCTTTCCTTTAAAG ATATTCCAAAAGAACGGCTCGGTGGTGTGTTTTGACACATCCAATGAAGACGACTGTAACTGGATGATGTTGGTTCGACCTGCCACAGACCACAAACACCAAAATCTGACAGCCTACCAGCAAGATGATGATGTTTACTTTAATACATCACAG GATGTTCTGCCTGGGACAGAGTTGAGAGTCTGGTATGGAGctttttatgccaaaaaaatGGATCGGCCTGTTCTTAGGCCACCTTTACTTCCACCTCCACAAG AAATGGTGTCCAGCAAACCTGGAGTCCCTCTGTTGAAGGGGCCACCAACAGAAACCCTTCCTGTCCCAGACCAGCTGCTCTGCCAAACCCCAGCACCTGCCGCAGACCCACCTGTCCAGCAGATTGCAAAGGCGGTACCCCAAAACAACACAGCCAGCGTTGCCCCCACTCCACCTGAGCCAACCAGAAAACAAGGAAGACCACGACGGACAAAAGCACAGAAAACTGCGCAGAGTGGACCAGCTGATTCCGGTCAAG AATCTACTGTTTCTGCATCTGGTGAGCAGCCTCTCAGTACTGTGGCTCCTGATGTTCCCCTGTCTGTACTGGATGTCCAAGAGGTCATGGTTGCTGAAGACGGCCCACCACTCAAAACATCTCGGGTGACACGCTCCCCCATCTCCTCTGGGAA ACCTGGTATAAGGAAACGATCTCTGCGGCAGGGTGGTGATCATAAAAGAGTTTACCAGTGCTGCCTCTGCTGTAAGGTGTTTCAGAACAGCAGCAACCTCAACCGACACATCCGTTCCCATG GTGATAAGTGTTTTAAGTGTGATGAGTGTGACAAGATGTTTAGTCGAAAAGAGAGTCTTAAACAGCATATATCTTACAAACACAGCAAGAATGAG CCTGATATAGAGTATAGGTACAAATGTTCAACCTGTGAGAAATCCTTTCGAGTGGAAAATGCCTTAAGATTTCATAACTGCAGGACAG ATGACAAAACATTCCAGTGTGAGATATGTTCAAGGTTTTTCTCCACTAACAGTAATTTGTCCAAGCACAAAAAGAAACACGGAGAGAAACTGTACGCGTGTGAGATCTGCAATAAGATGTTTTACCGCAAAGATGTCATGCAGGACCACCAGAGGCGGCATGTTGTTG GCCCGAAAAACATGAAACGTGAGGAGCTTGAAGCGAACGGGGAGGAGGGAAGCAAATACAGAAAGGAGCCTTCGGCGTGTCCAATTTGTGGAAAG GTGTTTTCCTGTCggagtaacatgaacaaacactTACTAACCCACGGGGACAAGAAATACACCTGTGAGATCTGTGGCCGCAGGTTCTTCCGTGTGGACGTCCTAAGAGATCACATCCATGTTCACTTTAAG GACATCGCCTTAATGGACGAGCAGGAAAGAGAGGACTTCATTAAGAAGATTGGCATTTCTATGGAGGAGAGTGATGACAGTTCTGATGAGGAAGATGAGAAGAACGATCCTGAACATCACAAATACAGCTGCAAGAAATGTCAG GTGACATTCGCCAAGGGTCGTGACTACTTGAAACACATAATGGACATGCATAAGGAAAAAGGTTACAACTGCACCATGTGCAACCGCCGTTTTGCTCTGAAGGCCACGTACAACGCTCACCTGGTCATCCACCGAGACCACCTGCCCGATCCTGCAGTGCAGAA atacattcatCCATGTGACATGTGCGGACGGATCTTCAACAGCATCGGCAACCTGGAGAGGCACAAAATCATCCACACAG GAGTGAAAAGCCATtgctgtgatcagtgtggaaagtcCTTCGCCAGGAAAGACATGCTAAAGGAACATCTGAGAGTCCATGACAACGTCAGAGACTTCCTGTGTGCAGAGTGTGGGAAAG gcatgaaaacaaaacatgctCTACGGCATCATATGAAGCTGCACAAGGGAATTAAAGAATACGAATGTAAAGAGTGTAACCGCAAATTTGCCCAGAAAGTCAACATGCTGAAGCATTACAAAAGACACACAG GCACTAAGGACTTCATGTGTGAACTGTGCGGGAAGACGTTTAGTGAGAGAAACACAATGGAGACGCACAAGCTTATCCATACAG TTGGAAAGACATTTTCTTGCTCCGTCTGTGACAAGAAGTATGTGACGCAGTATATGCTGCAGAAACACATGCAGTTGACTCATGAGAAGGTGGAGGCTCAGAGCTGCCACCTGTGCGGCACCAAAGTCTCCACACGAGCTTCCATGAACCGCCACATGCGCCGGAAACACCCCGAG ATTGTGGCTGTACGATTGGGTGACTTTGATCTTCAAGAACCATCAACAGTCGACGCCTCTACCATTAGTATTGCACAG CCCTCTCTGACTCTGGAGAAAGGCTCTCTTGCTGCGGAAAAAGTCTCCAGGAACTCCAATCCCTCCAAGAAGAGGGCAAAACTCCTGCCTCATGAACCTGAACTGTCTGATTCAGACGAGTACGCTGACTTCACCAGCAGAACCAATGAGTTCTCGACCACCGTGGGAGATGAAACTAACTCTGCTGTTCAGAGCATTCAGCAG GTGGTAGTGTTGGCGGACCCCAGCGCCCCTCCAGCCCCCTCCAGCTCGGTCAGTTTAACCAACATCACTGTGACTCCCATCACCACACCCGCTCCCGCCCAGTTCAGCAGCCTGCAGCCTGTCGCCGTCAGCCACCTCACTCCGAGCGATCGGCCCCTCACCCTGGACAGCTCCATCCTCACCGTGACCTTCGATGCCGTCAGCGGTTCGGCCATGCTGCACAACCGTCCAGCAGATCTCCAGTCAGAGGCGGTGGGATCCACGGGGACCGCGGCTCCACAATCAGTGGCGCATTTCATCAACCTCACTACCTTCGTCAACCCGATCTCCCACCAACTGGAACAGCCCGCTTTAACCTGGAGGCCCGTCACACCGGCTGATGGAGATCATGCGACCACCATAGATGACACCCAGACGGATGTTCAGCCCTCTCAGGCACCACCGGAGCAGCCACAACCACTGCCAGAACAAAGGCATCAGATTCAGCCACAAGTCACGGGACCTCCTCAACAACAAACCACTGCTGCACCGCAGATGTTCAGCTACTGA